A single Ketogulonicigenium vulgare WSH-001 DNA region contains:
- the chrA gene encoding chromate efflux transporter yields the protein MRVNRIADVFWAFLVLGLTAFGGPIAHLGYFRDAFVTRRRWLDDESYGDLVALCQFLPGPTSSQVGFALGLMRAGWGGALAAWVGFTLPAALLMAGFAWLAVRLDGAAALGALNGLKIVAVAIVAQAVLGMARSLTPDAPRATIALGAVTILALLPAPFAMPLAIAAGAAAGLLLAPPAITARSPMPLVTASAGRLAAAALVILLIALPLIAPLHETLALIDRFFRAGALVFGGGHVVLPLLETELVPHIISEDAFLAGYGAVQAVPGPLFSFAAYLGALEMAGIGALIAVLAIFVPGVLVLIAVLPFWPALRSHPRAARLMSGANAAVVGVLGAALYTPVFTSAISDMLDFALALGGFVALVVWRLPPWLVVLGAASIGAMLAL from the coding sequence ATGCGCGTTAATCGAATCGCCGATGTCTTTTGGGCCTTCCTTGTGCTGGGTTTGACCGCTTTTGGCGGCCCCATCGCGCATCTGGGCTATTTCCGCGACGCCTTTGTGACGCGGCGGCGCTGGCTGGATGATGAAAGCTATGGCGATCTGGTGGCGCTGTGCCAGTTTTTGCCGGGGCCTACCTCGTCACAGGTCGGCTTTGCGCTGGGGCTGATGCGCGCGGGCTGGGGCGGCGCGCTGGCGGCATGGGTCGGCTTTACCCTGCCCGCCGCGCTGCTGATGGCCGGATTTGCGTGGCTTGCGGTGCGTCTGGACGGCGCGGCGGCGCTGGGCGCGCTGAACGGGCTGAAAATCGTCGCGGTTGCCATTGTGGCGCAGGCGGTTCTGGGCATGGCGCGCAGTCTGACACCCGATGCGCCGCGCGCCACCATCGCGCTGGGGGCCGTCACCATCTTGGCGCTGCTGCCTGCCCCCTTTGCCATGCCGCTTGCCATCGCGGCGGGTGCGGCGGCGGGGCTGCTGCTGGCGCCGCCCGCGATCACCGCGCGCAGCCCGATGCCGCTAGTCACGGCCAGCGCGGGAAGACTGGCAGCGGCGGCGCTGGTCATTTTACTGATCGCCCTGCCCCTCATCGCGCCGCTGCACGAGACGCTTGCGCTGATCGACCGCTTCTTTCGCGCAGGCGCGCTGGTGTTCGGCGGCGGCCATGTCGTGCTGCCGCTGCTCGAGACCGAGCTGGTGCCGCATATCATCTCCGAGGATGCGTTCCTCGCCGGTTATGGCGCGGTGCAGGCGGTACCGGGGCCACTGTTTTCCTTCGCGGCTTACCTTGGCGCGCTGGAAATGGCGGGGATCGGCGCGCTGATCGCCGTGCTTGCGATCTTTGTGCCGGGCGTTCTGGTGCTGATCGCCGTGCTGCCGTTCTGGCCCGCGCTGCGCAGCCATCCCCGCGCCGCCCGTTTGATGAGCGGCGCGAATGCCGCTGTCGTGGGTGTGCTGGGCGCTGCTCTTTATACCCCCGTCTTTACCAGCGCGATCAGTGATATGCTGGATTTCGCGCTGGCGCTCGGGGGCTTTGTCGCATTGGTCGTGTGGCGGCTGCCGCCTTGGCTGGTGGTGTTGGGCGCGGCCAGCATTGGCGCGATGCTCGCCCTCTGA
- a CDS encoding DUF1304 domain-containing protein has product MLANILIALIAALHLYILVLEMVLWETPRARRAFGLSAEFARQTKAMAANQGLYNGFLAAGLIVGLIIGDGGLAFKWFFLCCVAIAGVFGALTSSRRIVFIQTVPAVLAMLLLALGL; this is encoded by the coding sequence ATGCTGGCCAATATCCTCATCGCGCTGATCGCGGCGCTGCACCTTTATATCCTCGTGCTCGAGATGGTGCTGTGGGAAACCCCGCGCGCCCGCCGGGCCTTTGGGCTTTCGGCCGAATTCGCACGCCAGACCAAGGCCATGGCCGCGAACCAAGGCCTTTATAACGGCTTTCTGGCGGCGGGTCTGATCGTCGGCCTGATCATTGGCGACGGCGGCCTTGCGTTCAAATGGTTCTTCCTGTGCTGCGTCGCCATCGCCGGCGTTTTTGGCGCGCTGACATCCAGCCGCAGGATCGTCTTTATCCAAACGGTGCCTGCGGTGCTGGCCATGCTGCTGCTTGCGCTGGGGCTGTAG
- the aac(3) gene encoding aminoglycoside 3-N-acetyltransferase — protein sequence MLTRDGLIADLRQLGLGRGDIVMVHAAISRIGPVLGGVDTVIAALREVAGTVLAYADWNADYEALLGPDGSIPQAWRDLVPGFHAGTSRAARGNGIFPEFLRTTPGALRSANPGASVVAIGDQAAALTADHPLDDGYGPGSPFARLVAAGGKVLMLGAPLDTITLLHHAEHLADVPGKRIKRVEVPFATPEGTRWRWCHEFDTADPVIAGLPDDYFGQILRDYLVIGRAEQGRVGQAAAVLVDASEITAFAIDWIEEFARR from the coding sequence GTGCTGACGCGCGATGGGCTGATCGCCGATCTGCGGCAATTGGGCCTCGGTCGGGGCGATATCGTGATGGTCCATGCCGCGATCAGCCGGATCGGGCCGGTGCTTGGCGGCGTGGATACGGTCATCGCAGCGCTGCGTGAAGTGGCAGGGACTGTGCTGGCCTATGCCGATTGGAACGCGGATTACGAGGCGCTGCTGGGCCCCGACGGTAGCATACCGCAGGCGTGGCGCGACCTGGTGCCCGGCTTTCACGCGGGAACATCGCGTGCGGCGCGCGGCAATGGCATCTTTCCGGAATTCCTGCGCACTACGCCCGGCGCGCTGCGCAGCGCGAACCCCGGTGCCTCGGTCGTCGCGATTGGCGATCAGGCCGCCGCGCTGACCGCGGATCACCCGCTGGATGATGGCTATGGGCCAGGCTCGCCCTTTGCGCGGCTGGTGGCGGCGGGCGGCAAAGTGCTGATGCTGGGCGCGCCGCTTGATACGATCACCTTGCTGCATCACGCCGAACATCTGGCCGATGTACCGGGCAAACGTATCAAACGGGTCGAGGTGCCCTTTGCCACGCCAGAGGGTACGCGCTGGCGCTGGTGTCACGAGTTCGACACCGCAGATCCCGTGATCGCCGGGCTGCCCGATGATTACTTTGGCCAGATCCTGCGTGATTACCTTGTCATCGGGCGCGCAGAGCAGGGGCGGGTCGGTCAAGCGGCGGCGGTTCTGGTCGACGCGTCCGAGATCACCGCCTTTGCCATCGACTGGATCGAGGAATTCGCCCGCCGTTAG